The following are encoded together in the Kwoniella newhampshirensis strain CBS 13917 chromosome 7, whole genome shotgun sequence genome:
- a CDS encoding 40S ribosomal protein eS8 translates to MGITRDSRHKRAASGARRAHYRKKRKFELGRQPAMTKLDSSKRVHSVRVRGGNTKYRALRLDSGNFAWGSEHVTRKTRLIQVRYNATNNELLRTQTLVKGAIVDVDATPFRQWYEAHYAQPVFRGAKAAVEETAEDKKQSNHVKRILEERKKDAKIDPVLESQFKAGRLLAIITSRPGQSGRADGYILEGKELDFYHRKLQVRKAKHAA, encoded by the exons ATGGGTATCACTCGTGATTCGCGCCACAAGCGCGCCGCCTCAGGTGCCCGACGAGCACACTA ccgaaagaagagaaagttcGAGCTCGGTCGACAACCCGCCATGACCAAGCTTGACTCTTCCAAGCGTGTCCACTCTGTCCGAGTGCGAGGTGGTAACACCAAGTACAGGGCTCTCCGACTCGACTCTGGAAACTTTGCTTGGGGTTCGGAGCACGTTACAAGGAAGACCAGGTTGATCCAAGTC CGATACAACGCTACCAACAACGAGCTTCTCCGAACCCAGACCCTCGTCAAGGGCGCcatcgtcgacgtcgacgcCACCCCCTTCCGACAATGGTACGAGGCCCACTACGCCCAGCCCGTCTTCCGAGGTGCCAAGGCCGCCGTCGAGGAGACCGCCGAGGACAAGAAGCAATCCAACCACGTCAAGCGAATCCTTGAGGAGCGAAAGAAGGACGCCAAGATCGACCCCGTCCTCGAGTCTCAGTTCAAGGCCGGTCGACTCCTCGCTATCATCACTTCTCGACCAGGACAGAGCGGTCGAGCCGATGGTTATATCTTGGAGGGCAAGGAGTTGGAC TTCTACCACAGGAAGCTCCAGGTCCGAAAGGCCAAGCACGCTGCTTAA
- a CDS encoding orotate phosphoribosyltransferase: MSATTPLDPAKVAFIESAIEHGVLIFGQFTLKSGRISPYFFNAGLLYSGSLLSATANAYAKILASSRIPDFDVLFGPAYKGISLAAITAVKLFEEGKEVGYAYNRKEKKDHGEGGNMVGHPLKGRVVIIDDVLTSGKAIREAIAILNEHPEAKLVGVVQLVDRQERGKGDGGKSTVQEVEEEFGVPVEPIIALNDILKYMEQKGGWEKELEEVKKYRAEYGVEL; this comes from the exons ATGTCAGCCACTACACCCCTCGACCCCGCCAAGGTGGCTTTCATCGAATCAGCTATCGAACATGGTGTTTTGATCTTTGGTCAATTCACCCTCAAGTCGGGTCG AATCTCCCCCTACTTCTTCAACGCCGGACTCCTCTACTCCGgatccctcctctccgccACAGCCAACGCCTACGCCAAGATACTCGCCTCGTCCCGCATACCGGACTTTGACGTCCTCTTCGGTCCTGCATACAAGGGGATCTCGTTGGCGGCGATCACTGCGGTGAAGCTCTtcgaggaagggaaggaggtcgGATACGCTTACAAtaggaaggagaagaaggat CACGGAGAAGGCGGCAACATGGTCGGTCACCCTCTCAAAGGTCGAgttgtcatcatcgacgatgtcCTCACCAGCGGCAAAGCCATCCGAGAAGCCATCGCCATCTTGAACGAACATCCCGAGGCCAAATTAGTCGGTGTCGTCCAGCTTGTGGACAGACAAGAGCGGGGTAAGGGGGACGGTGGGAAATCGACCGTtcaggaggtcgaggaggagttTGGGGTGCCGGTGGAACCTATCATTGCCCTGAATGATATCCTGAAATATATGGAGCagaaaggaggatgggagaaggagctggaggaggtcaagaagTATAGAGCGGAATACGGTGTGGAGCTGTAG
- a CDS encoding OPT family small oligopeptide transporter — translation MRSKIHLGWVPYQKRGEVLRDLWQETPIRYTRASGIPTSPLTTYIPIAAKDRLQHTNTNPPNGSRTSVRQTTYPLIRAMIPMTPHIPKFAHPFIRQTIPIFQCPQIVNGPATEWKEVEMVESWSVECQRTYIGVHHVECLGRFSYATDIIATQRFFYGQRWGWGYQILLVLGTQLLGFSFAGVLHRILVTPASMIWPSTLVNTALFNALHARSGPNEARSKARSRQVFFYVNAVVMFVWSFFPSYIFTALSNFDWVTWIKPDNQVINLLFGYQSGAGMSTLTFDWGMMANINNPLATPWWVTGNILGGLLFFIWFLAPIMYYTNVFYARFLPFSGAPVFDNTANPYNVSRVLTATMTLDAAAYETYSPVYMTVTSALSYGLNFAAITSTLVHSVLLFRKQVWHHLRHPPSRNDVHARLASAYPVVPAYWYLALFLINLALAITTIRAWPTQLPVLALFAVTNMQVGLNVTTEMIIGYAVPGKPVAMMIFKTYGYITTTQALGFTQDLKIAYYMHLPPQTVFFAQIVAAIIGSVVQLAVQSFLFDSVDDICPIRLFTPGSLYSPLLWFFLPGALLPIVTYILARRWPRSGWKYVCWPVVFSCISLLPPYLPINYISFCIAGFFTQYWVRRHCFVWWSRYNYTLSAAWTCGYTLCIFVIFFALQLPKNGKVGEKLQNWKGNTIYTTTLDGQGNSAAAAEHLLTQGEIFGLKRGTWH, via the exons ATGAGGTCCAAGATACACCTCGGATGGGTGCCGTATCAGAAACGAGGAGAGGTGCTGAGGGACTTGTGGCAAGAAACTCCGATCCGATACACAA GAGCTTCTGGGATCCCAACTTCTCCTCTCACGACATACATCCCCATCGCTGCCAAGGACCGACTCCAACACACGAACACGAACCCACCGAACGGATCTCGGACATCAGTGAGACAGACGACGTACCCTCTCATCCGAGCGATGATCCCAATGACTCCCCATATCCCGAAGTTCGCACATCCGTTCATCCGACAGACGATCCCAATCTTCCAGTGTCCACA GATTGTTAATGGCCCAGCTACCGAgtggaaagaggtggagatggttgAATCCTGGTCCGTGGAATGTCAAAGAACATAcattg GTGTACATCATGTCGAATGTCTCGGCCGGTTCAGCTATGCGACTGATATCATCGCCACACAGCGATTCTTCTACGGCCAAAGATGGGGCTGGGGTTATCAGATCCTTCT GGTGCTAGGTACTCAATTGCTCGGGTTCTCATTCGCAGGTGTACTGCATCGGATTCTCGTTACTCCAGCATCGATGATCTGGCCATCAACACTCGTCAATACGGCTC TCTTCAACGCCTTACATGCAAGATCTGGACCAAATGAAGCGCGTTCAAAAGCAAGGTCTCGCCAAGTCTTCTTCTATGTCAATGCTGTAGTCATGTTCGTCTGGTCGTTTTTCCCAAGTTACATCTTCACGGCGCTCAGCAAC TTTGACTGGGTGACATGGATCAAACCTGACAACCaagtg ATCAACCTCTTGTTCGGATATCAGTCCGGTGCTGGAATGTCAACACTCACATTCGATTGGGGCATGATGGCAAATATAAACAATCCTCTCGCTACACCTTGGTGGGTGACTGGTAATATCCTTGGCGGTTTGCTCTTC TTCATATGGTTTCTCGCTCCGATCATGTATTACACCAATGTCTTCTATGCCAGAttcttgcccttctccGGTGCGCCGGTGTTCGACAACAC CGCAAACCCATACAATGTTTCGAGAGTGTTGACCGCGACAATGACATTGGATGCCGCTGCGTATGAGACATACTCCCCGGTGTATATGACCGTT ACCTCGGCACTGTCATATGGGCTGAATTTTGCAGC AATCACGTCCACCCTAGTCCATTCGGTTCTACTCTTTCGAAAGCAAG TGTGGCACCATCTCCGCCATCCCCCGTCTCGAAACGATGTCCATGCCAGATTAGCTTCAGCATACCCAGTCGTCCCTGCATATTGGTATCTAGCCTTGTTTCTGATCAATCTCGCACTAGCGATCACGACGATCCGAGCATGGCCAACCCAGCTACCCGTCTTGGCACTGTTC GCTGTCACCAATATGCAGGTGGGATTGAACGtgact ACGGAAATGATCATAGGTTATGCGGTCCCGGGCAAACCTGTAGCGATGATGATTTTCAAG ACATACGGCTACATCACGACAACGCAAGCACTGGGATTCACTCAGGATCTCAAGATCGCTTATTACATGCATCTGCCCCCTCAAACGGTCTTTTTCGCTCAAATCGTTGCAGCCATCATCGGTTCAGTAGTCCAGTTGGCTGTACAatcattcctcttcgacaGCGTAGACGACATCT GTCCGATCAGGCTGTTCACACCGGGTAGTCTGTATTCTCCTTTATTAtggttcttcctcccagGTGCTCTTCTGCCTATCGTGACTTATATCCTGGCCAGAAGATGGCCAAGAAGCGGATGGAAATATGTCTGTTGGCCTGTCGTCTTCAGTTGTATCAGTCTCTTACCGCCTTATCTACCTATCAACTATATCAG CTTCTGCATCGCGGGATTCTTCACTCAGTACTGGGTTCGGAGACATTGTTTCGTCTGGTGGTCAAGATA TAATTACACTTTGTCTGCCGCTTGGACCTGTGGCTACACACTATGTATTTTcgtgatcttcttcgctctccAGCTGCCAAAGAATGGGAAAG TGGGAGAGAAACTGCAGAATTGGAAGGGTAACACCATCTACACCACGACTCTCGATGGACAGGGGAATTCAGCGGCTGCAGCTGAACACCTGCTGACCCAAGGGGAGATATTCGGGTTGAAGAGAGGTACATGGCACTGA